The Nocardia arthritidis genome has a window encoding:
- a CDS encoding CD225/dispanin family protein: MTYGQTPGWPNDPYPNSGGQPGGYQPQYGQQPGGYQPGYGQQPGYGQPGGYQPYQGEPPQNYLGWAIAVTIVGALCCGLLGLGLGIASIVNANQVKSKWNMGDFQRAQEASERTKKWVIAGAIVDVIGFIVVIIYAVARANSGV; this comes from the coding sequence ATGACGTACGGGCAGACGCCGGGGTGGCCGAACGATCCGTATCCGAACAGTGGTGGACAACCGGGGGGTTATCAGCCCCAATATGGGCAGCAGCCGGGGGGATATCAGCCGGGGTATGGGCAGCAGCCGGGGTATGGGCAGCCCGGGGGATATCAGCCCTATCAGGGGGAGCCGCCGCAGAATTACCTGGGGTGGGCGATCGCGGTCACCATCGTGGGCGCGCTGTGCTGCGGTTTGCTCGGTCTCGGTCTCGGTATCGCGTCGATCGTGAACGCCAACCAGGTGAAATCCAAGTGGAATATGGGTGATTTCCAGCGTGCGCAGGAGGCTTCCGAGCGGACCAAGAAATGGGTCATCGCGGGTGCGATCGTCGATGTGATCGGCTTCATTGTCGTGATCATTTACGCCGTCGCACGGGCCAACAGCGGCGTTTGA